The Nicotiana tabacum cultivar K326 chromosome 14, ASM71507v2, whole genome shotgun sequence genome contains a region encoding:
- the LOC142168856 gene encoding secreted RxLR effector protein 161-like — MESIPYSSIVGSLMYAQTCTIPDISFAVGMLGRYQSNPGIDHWKAAKKVLRYLKGTKDYMLMYRRYKYLEVVGNSDSDFTGCIDTRKSTFGYLFQLAEGAISWKSAKQSAIATSTMEAEFVTCFEATIHALWLRNFISGFGVVDTITKPLKIYCDNSAVSRNNKYSKGAKYMELKYFTVKEEVQK; from the coding sequence ATGGAATCAATTCCCTACTCTTCTATTGTTGGTAGCCTGATGTATGCTCAGACTTGCACAATACCGGATATTAGTTTTGCTGTCGGAATGCTGGGAAGATATCAGAGTAACCCAGGAATTGATCACTGGAAAGCTGCAAAGAAAGTTTTGAGGTACCTAAAAGGAACGAAGGATTACATGCTCATGTATAGGAGATACAAGTATTTGGAAGTTGTTGGAAATTCGGATTCAGATTTCACTGGATGTATTGACACTAGAAAGTCCACGTTTGGTTATTTGTTCCAATTGGCTGAAGGAGCAATATCATGGAAGAGTGCCAAACAGTCTGCCATTGCTACATCCACGATGGAAGCAGAATTTGTGACGTGTTTTGAAGCCACAATTCATGCATTATGGTTGCGAAACTTTATTTCAGGATTTGGGGTTGTCGACACCATTACCAAGCCGCTGAAAATTTACTGTGATAATTCTGCAGTCTCCAGGAACAATAAGTACTCCAAAGGTGCCAAGTATATGGAATTAAAGTACTTTACCGTCAAGGAGGAAGTTCAGAAATAA